Proteins from a genomic interval of Pseudomonadota bacterium:
- a CDS encoding fasciclin domain-containing protein, with protein MKLLHFFRKPFSLLLVAMMAVTATPAYADGHGKQNGKSNRVMQKDIIDVAVGAGSFDTLAAALTAAGLVDTLKGDGPFTVFAPTDEAFAKLPEGTVESLLKPENKDKLIAVLTYHVVPGNVMAKDVVKLDSAATVNGATVQIAVQDGGVKVDDANVIKTDIPASNGVIHVIDSVILPD; from the coding sequence ATGAAACTACTACATTTTTTTCGTAAGCCTTTTTCGTTGTTGTTGGTCGCGATGATGGCAGTCACCGCTACACCCGCTTATGCCGACGGGCATGGCAAGCAGAATGGTAAGTCGAATCGTGTCATGCAAAAGGACATTATCGATGTCGCTGTGGGTGCTGGCTCATTTGATACGCTCGCCGCGGCACTTACAGCGGCTGGGCTGGTTGACACGCTTAAGGGTGACGGTCCTTTCACCGTGTTTGCCCCAACCGACGAGGCATTTGCCAAGTTACCAGAGGGTACCGTCGAGTCTCTGCTCAAGCCCGAGAATAAAGATAAGCTCATTGCGGTGCTGACCTATCATGTGGTGCCGGGCAACGTGATGGCCAAGGATGTTGTTAAGCTTGATTCGGCTGCGACGGTCAACGGCGCTACAGTCCAAATTGCTGTACAAGACGGTGGCGTCAAAGTGGACGATGCGAACGTGATCAAAACGGATATCCCTGCCAGTAATGGGGTGATTCACGTGATCGATTCGGTGATATTGCCCGACTGA
- a CDS encoding PQQ-dependent sugar dehydrogenase, which translates to MASLPAAADAELPFHVETITTFNEPWAMTFMPDGRMLVTEKRGRLYVTTQDGEKSRPVENIPDVDYRGQGGLGDVVLHPDFAKNKWVYVSYAESGRGNTRGAAVARGRLEFDRRNNPHLRDVQVIWRQNPKVTDDGHYGHRMAFDQDGYLFIASGERQKFDPAQHMTGNLGKIVRLFDDGRVPDDNPFAERGDVTAEIWSLGHRNPLGLAFDDEGQLWNSEMGPRDGDELNRVLPGKNYGYPLVSNGEHYNGDPIPNHDTRPDLEAPAVYWVPTIAPAGLIFYSGEMFEEWQGSAFIPGLRSRALIRVTFDDGAKEEERFAMDKRIREIEQGPNGELWVLEDLDGARLLKLTRK; encoded by the coding sequence ATGGCCAGCCTCCCTGCCGCAGCGGACGCTGAGCTGCCTTTTCATGTCGAAACCATCACAACCTTCAACGAACCGTGGGCTATGACTTTCATGCCGGATGGTCGCATGCTCGTGACCGAAAAACGCGGCCGTTTGTATGTCACCACACAAGACGGCGAAAAATCGCGTCCGGTAGAGAATATCCCTGACGTCGACTACCGCGGACAAGGCGGACTCGGCGATGTGGTACTCCACCCCGACTTTGCCAAAAATAAATGGGTCTATGTGAGCTACGCCGAGTCTGGTCGAGGGAATACGCGGGGGGCTGCGGTTGCACGCGGGCGCCTTGAATTTGACCGTCGCAACAACCCGCACCTTCGCGATGTGCAAGTGATCTGGCGTCAAAATCCGAAAGTTACCGACGACGGGCACTACGGTCACCGTATGGCATTTGATCAAGACGGCTATTTGTTCATCGCGTCAGGCGAACGGCAAAAGTTTGATCCCGCCCAACACATGACCGGCAACCTAGGCAAAATTGTGCGGCTGTTTGATGACGGCCGCGTTCCAGATGACAACCCATTTGCCGAGCGTGGCGACGTCACCGCAGAAATTTGGTCTTTGGGCCATCGCAATCCGCTCGGTCTGGCGTTTGACGACGAGGGCCAACTTTGGAATTCGGAGATGGGTCCGCGCGACGGTGACGAATTGAACAGAGTGTTGCCGGGTAAAAACTACGGCTATCCACTCGTGTCAAATGGCGAGCATTACAATGGCGACCCCATTCCGAATCACGACACACGCCCCGATCTCGAAGCACCGGCCGTCTACTGGGTACCCACCATCGCGCCCGCCGGTTTGATCTTTTACTCGGGCGAGATGTTCGAAGAGTGGCAAGGTTCCGCCTTTATTCCCGGGCTGCGTTCGCGCGCCCTCATCCGCGTGACGTTTGACGATGGTGCGAAAGAGGAAGAGCGATTTGCGATGGACAAGCGCATTCGTGAAATCGAACAGGGCCCAAACGGCGAACTGTGGGTGCTAGAAGACCTCGACGGTGCGCGCCTTCTCAAGCTCACGCGAAAATAG
- a CDS encoding zinc-dependent metalloprotease, whose product MFRFVSTFLLLSLIGCVASPASSPQAAPPEAVGHSGFFDFVWDEHTGRILLHIDELESPFIYQTSLARGIGSNDIGADRGRLGDTKLVSFYRAGNKILLIEENLGYRANSSNRDEQSAVRQSFASSVIWGFTIEDSDDSRITVDATPFLLRDAMSLSAWLGSMELGQYKVDASRSAIYMPRTRAFPDNTEFEAILTLTGEPKGTLLASVVPDPRAVTVHTHHSFIRLPPPGYAPLPYDPRAGYLNPSYGGRFADYAVPINERIQSAFTRRHRLEKKQPEADWSEPVEPIVYYLDRGAPEPVRSALLDGARWWNEAFETAGYRNAFKVEMLPADADPMDVRYNVIQWVHRSTRGWSYGASVIDPRTGEILKGHVSLGSLRVRQDFLLAEGLLAPYAEESSSQAMEDFSLARIRQLSAHEVGHTIGLEHNFAASVDDRASVMDYPFPLIELDDDGEIDLSNAYDEGIGEWDKRAVLWGYQDFPDGIDDAAARAQILRDTLRSGLKYVADRDGRHVGSAHIDANLWDNGADPVVELNRLMTIRRIVIDRFSASNIAPDRPMATLEEVLVPMYLLHRFQLHAAGKVLGGGYYRYDLKGDDQPGFRPASPGAQREALAALLNTLTPSELVLPESLVTLISPRPPGFERDRESFDRKTRQLFDQFAPADAAIALTLEVLLEPTRGERLHAQDASEFGFGLRNVLDGLIAFGVESTRLPSREGEVQRRAQRAIINALARLLNGDTATPGVKAAAQEALERCRDYFNAAHSDDRLWHVHNRWMTNRIEAALEGESTTAPTVTPPPGSPIGATVEQR is encoded by the coding sequence ATGTTTAGATTTGTCAGTACATTCCTCCTACTATCGCTGATTGGCTGCGTGGCCTCACCGGCATCATCACCACAGGCGGCCCCACCAGAGGCTGTCGGTCACAGCGGCTTTTTCGATTTTGTGTGGGATGAACACACCGGACGCATCCTGCTTCATATCGACGAACTCGAGTCCCCGTTCATCTATCAAACATCCTTAGCGCGCGGAATCGGCTCGAACGACATTGGCGCCGATCGCGGTCGACTCGGCGATACCAAACTCGTGTCGTTTTATCGCGCTGGCAACAAAATTTTGCTGATCGAGGAAAACCTGGGCTACCGTGCCAATTCGTCTAATCGCGACGAACAAAGCGCTGTGAGGCAGTCGTTTGCAAGCTCCGTGATTTGGGGCTTCACTATTGAAGACTCAGACGACTCGCGCATCACCGTTGACGCCACACCGTTTCTATTGCGTGATGCGATGTCGTTGAGCGCGTGGCTTGGTAGCATGGAGCTTGGCCAATATAAGGTGGACGCGAGTCGCTCTGCGATCTACATGCCGCGTACACGCGCCTTTCCGGATAACACCGAGTTTGAGGCCATCCTAACTCTCACGGGTGAACCGAAAGGCACTCTTTTGGCTAGCGTTGTGCCCGACCCACGCGCCGTAACAGTTCACACCCATCATTCCTTTATCCGGTTGCCTCCGCCCGGCTATGCACCGTTACCGTATGATCCACGCGCCGGCTACCTCAATCCGTCGTATGGCGGGCGCTTCGCGGATTATGCAGTGCCCATCAACGAACGCATCCAAAGTGCCTTCACACGCCGTCACCGACTCGAGAAGAAACAGCCGGAAGCGGACTGGAGCGAGCCAGTCGAGCCGATCGTGTACTACCTGGATCGGGGCGCACCCGAGCCCGTGCGCAGCGCACTGCTTGATGGCGCCCGTTGGTGGAACGAAGCCTTTGAAACCGCTGGCTATCGCAACGCGTTTAAAGTGGAGATGCTGCCGGCGGATGCCGACCCAATGGACGTGCGGTATAACGTTATCCAATGGGTGCACCGATCTACGCGTGGCTGGTCATACGGTGCGTCCGTCATCGATCCCAGGACCGGTGAGATTCTAAAAGGGCACGTCTCACTGGGCTCTTTGCGCGTGCGTCAGGATTTTCTACTCGCCGAGGGACTGCTTGCCCCGTACGCAGAGGAATCGAGTAGCCAGGCCATGGAGGACTTCTCGCTCGCGCGAATTCGGCAACTCTCCGCGCACGAGGTAGGCCATACAATCGGACTTGAACACAACTTCGCGGCCAGTGTTGATGACCGCGCCTCGGTAATGGACTATCCGTTTCCCCTTATCGAGCTCGATGACGACGGCGAAATTGATTTGAGCAACGCCTACGATGAAGGAATCGGTGAGTGGGACAAACGCGCCGTGCTGTGGGGATATCAAGACTTTCCGGATGGCATCGATGACGCCGCAGCGCGCGCGCAGATATTGCGCGATACCTTGCGCTCAGGATTGAAGTACGTTGCGGATCGCGATGGTCGTCATGTCGGCAGCGCCCATATCGACGCCAACCTGTGGGATAACGGTGCCGATCCGGTTGTTGAACTCAATCGCCTTATGACGATTCGTCGCATTGTCATTGACCGTTTTTCAGCCAGCAACATTGCGCCCGATCGGCCCATGGCAACGCTAGAGGAAGTGTTGGTGCCAATGTATCTCCTGCATCGGTTTCAGCTTCATGCCGCTGGCAAGGTATTGGGTGGTGGCTACTATCGTTATGATCTCAAAGGTGACGATCAGCCAGGATTTCGACCCGCATCACCGGGCGCGCAACGAGAAGCACTGGCCGCACTACTCAACACCCTAACCCCGAGCGAGCTCGTTTTGCCTGAATCACTGGTCACGCTCATTTCACCACGACCCCCGGGTTTTGAGCGCGACCGCGAGTCGTTTGATCGCAAGACCCGTCAGCTCTTTGACCAGTTCGCGCCAGCGGACGCCGCCATCGCCCTCACGCTAGAGGTGCTTCTTGAGCCCACACGCGGCGAGCGCCTACACGCGCAAGACGCCAGCGAGTTCGGCTTCGGCCTGCGCAATGTACTCGACGGGTTAATCGCATTTGGCGTCGAATCGACGCGTCTGCCGTCGCGCGAAGGCGAAGTGCAGCGACGTGCGCAGCGCGCCATCATCAATGCGCTGGCTCGGTTGCTCAACGGGGACACCGCAACACCTGGAGTAAAGGCAGCGGCCCAAGAGGCACTGGAACGCTGTCGCGACTATTTCAATGCCGCTCACTCGGATGATCGACTATGGCATGTACACAATCGATGGATGACGAACAGGATTGAGGCAGCGCTTGAAGGAGAATCGACAACAGCGCCCACCGTCACCCCACCGCCTGGCTCTCCGATCGGCGCAACCGTTGAACAGCGCTAG
- a CDS encoding M14 family metallocarboxypeptidase yields the protein MTAPYPIGQPGVAWGEVEKSQWLAVQTLKRSYDEEVLQPLAQLDSMYTVSQYGALSIDSERYPLFGVRSPMQPSNPWVLITGGVHGYETSGVQGALRFLLTRGADYIERINLMVAPCVSPWGYETINRWNPYAMDPNRSFYDDSPAEEAALLMRWVKSIGASMRVHIDLHETTDTDNSEFRPALAARDARHQLVWDIPDGFYTVGSTERPQAEFQRAVIQSVEQVTHIAPPDANNCIIGEPLQQHGVIHYAATQLGLCMGFTDARYVTTTEVYPDSDRVDDENCIDAQVAAVTGALDYVLSLSEHD from the coding sequence ATGACCGCACCCTATCCGATTGGACAGCCCGGCGTCGCCTGGGGTGAAGTGGAAAAGAGTCAGTGGCTAGCCGTTCAAACGCTTAAGCGCTCCTATGACGAAGAGGTGCTTCAGCCTTTGGCGCAGCTCGATTCGATGTACACCGTTTCTCAATACGGCGCGTTGAGCATCGATTCTGAGCGATACCCATTGTTCGGGGTTCGATCACCAATGCAACCGAGTAACCCTTGGGTACTGATTACTGGCGGCGTTCACGGTTACGAAACCAGCGGCGTACAGGGCGCGCTGCGATTCTTACTGACACGTGGGGCCGACTACATCGAGCGAATCAATTTGATGGTTGCACCGTGTGTTAGTCCGTGGGGTTACGAAACCATTAATCGGTGGAATCCCTATGCGATGGATCCCAATCGCTCGTTTTATGACGACAGTCCCGCCGAGGAAGCTGCTCTGCTTATGCGGTGGGTGAAATCAATCGGCGCGTCGATGCGAGTACATATCGATTTGCATGAGACAACCGACACCGACAACTCGGAATTTCGTCCGGCGCTTGCTGCGCGCGATGCGCGTCATCAATTGGTGTGGGATATACCCGATGGCTTTTACACGGTCGGTAGCACTGAGCGCCCGCAGGCTGAATTTCAGCGAGCCGTTATCCAATCGGTTGAGCAGGTGACGCATATCGCACCGCCGGATGCTAACAACTGCATTATTGGCGAGCCCTTACAGCAACATGGGGTTATTCACTATGCGGCGACCCAACTTGGACTGTGTATGGGCTTTACCGATGCGCGCTACGTCACCACGACCGAAGTGTATCCGGACAGTGATCGGGTTGATGATGAAAATTGCATTGACGCTCAAGTGGCGGCGGTGACCGGGGCGCTGGATTACGTACTGTCATTATCCGAGCATGATTAG
- a CDS encoding phosphotransferase: MTTDQQLLIELAEQELDTRVAHATAMRAHASARRIYRLTLEGGATVVGIINEELDENRAFIGFSNAFHSIGLSVPEILADNGSTAYLESDLGDETLMDRLVSTRQEQTIPAETVALYRKSIDGLIRFQLEGLQTIDTALCYQGALFSKDAVSKDVDYFCTEFLTRIDLWSDTDDLSGDIEELEEYCDAFERGFFMFRDFQSRNIMICDDEPFFIDYQSGREGPLQYDLASLLFQSKANLPFALREELVDYYLGRLKLHKPVDESHFMRNFSVFVLVRALQNLGAYGKLGLGQGKQYFRDSIPYALRNCAYILDHWPKGLDCFQLRAKIRRAIDSDR, translated from the coding sequence GTGACTACAGACCAGCAACTTCTCATTGAGCTCGCCGAGCAAGAACTCGATACGCGTGTGGCCCACGCCACCGCGATGCGCGCGCATGCGTCGGCTCGACGAATCTATCGACTGACGCTCGAAGGCGGTGCAACGGTCGTCGGTATCATCAATGAGGAGCTGGACGAGAACAGGGCATTCATCGGGTTTTCGAACGCGTTTCACTCCATCGGGCTCAGTGTGCCCGAAATATTGGCGGACAACGGCAGTACGGCGTATCTCGAATCCGATCTTGGGGATGAAACACTGATGGACCGGCTCGTCTCGACACGTCAAGAGCAAACCATCCCTGCAGAAACCGTCGCGCTTTACCGCAAGTCGATTGATGGCCTCATTCGCTTTCAGCTCGAGGGGCTCCAAACCATCGATACAGCGTTGTGTTACCAAGGTGCGCTGTTTAGCAAAGATGCCGTATCAAAAGACGTCGATTATTTCTGCACGGAATTTCTAACACGCATCGATCTTTGGTCGGATACCGATGATCTTAGCGGAGACATCGAAGAGCTCGAAGAATATTGTGATGCCTTCGAGCGGGGCTTTTTCATGTTCCGAGATTTCCAGTCGCGCAACATTATGATTTGCGATGATGAGCCCTTTTTCATTGATTACCAATCCGGTCGAGAAGGACCGCTCCAGTATGACCTGGCGTCTCTGCTTTTTCAGTCAAAAGCCAATTTACCGTTTGCACTGCGCGAAGAACTGGTGGACTACTACCTGGGCCGTCTGAAATTGCATAAGCCGGTTGACGAATCCCATTTTATGCGCAATTTCAGCGTGTTTGTGCTGGTCCGTGCCCTTCAAAATCTCGGTGCGTATGGAAAGCTCGGCCTGGGCCAGGGTAAACAGTATTTTCGCGACTCGATTCCGTATGCGTTGCGCAACTGTGCGTATATTCTCGACCATTGGCCCAAAGGGCTTGACTGTTTTCAACTGCGAGCCAAGATTCGGAGAGCCATCGACAGTGATCGTTAA
- a CDS encoding RNase adapter RapZ, with the protein MKYRDTFPKYLERPNFIFDCRGITNPGRIDKLKPLNGKDAAVIAFLEKEPDARAFFNGVQRTALDTIPAFAAKQYSDELAIGFGCTGGQHRSVYFAEQAAALLTGAQDDPPTLRVRLEHLDIDAHYTLGENSK; encoded by the coding sequence ATGAAATATCGAGACACGTTCCCGAAATACCTGGAGCGGCCCAATTTCATCTTCGATTGCCGAGGCATCACCAACCCAGGACGCATCGATAAACTCAAGCCACTCAATGGCAAGGATGCCGCGGTGATTGCTTTTTTAGAGAAGGAACCCGATGCGCGCGCCTTTTTTAACGGTGTTCAACGGACCGCGCTTGACACCATTCCAGCATTCGCCGCAAAACAGTATAGCGATGAACTCGCCATCGGATTTGGCTGTACGGGTGGCCAACACCGCTCGGTGTATTTTGCTGAGCAAGCCGCCGCGTTACTGACCGGCGCGCAAGACGATCCACCCACGCTTCGCGTTCGACTCGAGCATCTGGATATCGACGCCCACTACACGTTGGGCGAAAACAGCAAGTAA
- a CDS encoding DUF2235 domain-containing protein, translated as MANTRNIIVGLDGTWNEPERQPDGSVTGTNVVKFLSALMKRGQVQHYESGAGTRAWEALPGGIYGYGLDKRILGAYRFLRRCYADDSLTPEQYKLFIVGFSRGAYAARRLSGLLAHSGLPKKASDVDTGWEMYLNRDKKSANAMKKAGRFFDVPIEMVGVWDTVKATNDPNYSDKLLSPNVRAGYHAMAVDEVRRFFPVLRWNGDERVREMWFSGSHSDVGGGCVKMELSDIALKWMIGCGARHGLKFKKSYMDKHVNPKVPGHVHDCFTGMWKAYGKNNRPITDSCPVHKTVATQVKASDDYQPENLPPRPNYVTK; from the coding sequence ATGGCCAACACACGCAATATTATCGTCGGCTTGGACGGCACCTGGAATGAGCCAGAACGGCAACCCGATGGCTCGGTCACCGGCACCAATGTCGTCAAGTTCTTATCCGCTCTGATGAAACGCGGGCAGGTCCAGCACTACGAAAGTGGCGCCGGCACGCGCGCCTGGGAAGCACTTCCGGGTGGCATCTATGGCTATGGTCTCGACAAGCGCATTCTCGGCGCGTATCGGTTTTTGCGACGTTGTTATGCGGATGACTCGTTGACGCCCGAACAGTACAAGCTGTTTATTGTTGGCTTCAGTCGCGGTGCTTATGCCGCGCGACGCTTGAGCGGTTTACTGGCTCACAGCGGTCTACCTAAAAAAGCATCCGATGTCGACACGGGATGGGAAATGTACTTGAACCGGGACAAGAAAAGCGCGAATGCCATGAAGAAGGCTGGTCGCTTCTTCGACGTGCCAATCGAAATGGTCGGCGTTTGGGACACGGTCAAAGCGACGAATGATCCGAACTACAGCGACAAGCTGCTCAGCCCCAACGTGAGAGCGGGTTATCACGCGATGGCGGTTGATGAAGTGCGTCGCTTTTTCCCGGTGTTGCGATGGAACGGCGATGAACGCGTGCGTGAAATGTGGTTTTCAGGCTCACACTCCGATGTTGGTGGTGGCTGCGTCAAAATGGAACTATCGGATATCGCACTAAAGTGGATGATTGGCTGTGGCGCCCGGCATGGACTCAAATTCAAAAAAAGCTATATGGACAAACACGTCAATCCAAAAGTGCCAGGGCACGTACACGACTGCTTTACGGGCATGTGGAAAGCCTATGGGAAAAACAATCGACCGATTACCGATTCGTGCCCGGTGCACAAAACCGTCGCCACGCAAGTCAAAGCGAGTGACGACTACCAACCCGAGAACTTACCACCCCGCCCCAACTACGTAACAAAATAA
- a CDS encoding hotdog fold domain-containing protein has product MNYIPSKSPMLALWNKLGGSAPGRWLFGRIVSFSAPYFGSIKPRFVEVRPGRVEVAVANRRAVRNHLKTVHAIAMCNAAELAGGVCLDVSLHADFRWIPVGMTVRYQKMAKTDLTAVCEVASYDWASPQDVVMPVGVFDTNGEEVFHADITMRVSSRG; this is encoded by the coding sequence ATGAACTACATACCATCGAAAAGCCCGATGCTTGCACTGTGGAACAAGCTCGGCGGCTCAGCGCCTGGACGCTGGCTGTTTGGCCGCATCGTAAGCTTTTCTGCCCCGTATTTCGGCTCAATAAAACCTCGCTTTGTCGAGGTGAGGCCCGGTCGCGTGGAGGTGGCCGTGGCCAATCGTCGTGCTGTGCGAAATCATCTCAAAACGGTGCATGCGATTGCGATGTGCAACGCGGCGGAATTAGCCGGTGGCGTGTGTCTCGATGTGTCGTTGCATGCCGATTTTCGCTGGATCCCCGTGGGTATGACCGTGCGATACCAAAAAATGGCTAAGACCGATTTGACGGCGGTCTGCGAAGTGGCGTCTTACGATTGGGCATCGCCGCAAGACGTGGTTATGCCGGTTGGTGTGTTCGACACCAACGGCGAGGAAGTTTTCCACGCTGATATTACAATGCGCGTGTCGTCGCGCGGGTAG
- a CDS encoding family 16 glycosylhydrolase: MIRVGSVLSCCAILALCLASGCTPFADRYAINVGGEQYAATYGTLYDAEQYVTGGAVGEMATVKGSPEFTLFSTYREGDFTVRLPVSNDTYDVTFYFAEPHDVNGGERVFDVLAEGEIVIDNLDVMAFRDGKTLSALTIVTPDIVITDNELTIEFVAAEGVPLLNALSLQRKRPRTDEWTLVWQDEFDGVELNANNWTPNVWDARRVNDENQTYTARDKNLRVEDGYLVIEAHHEQYNNAEYTSGRIHSSGKADFLYGRIEVRAKLPSGQGTWPAIWMLSSDPFKYATRCASDAEWQGNPDCDAWPNSGEIDILEHVGYQMNHVHGTVHNKAYYWINWEQRKGRILLDDVDKHFHVYALEWSPERIDMFVNDSLYFTYINNHTDWQQWPFDHPFHLIMNIAVGGYWGRAGGPIDNTIFPQRMLVDYARVYRRN; encoded by the coding sequence GTGATTCGAGTTGGCTCTGTCCTTTCGTGTTGTGCGATATTGGCCCTGTGCCTCGCGAGCGGCTGCACGCCTTTTGCCGATCGCTATGCAATCAATGTGGGCGGCGAACAGTATGCAGCGACCTACGGCACCCTGTATGACGCTGAGCAATATGTGACCGGCGGTGCCGTCGGCGAAATGGCCACCGTGAAAGGTTCGCCGGAGTTTACGCTCTTTAGTACTTATCGCGAGGGTGATTTCACGGTACGACTGCCTGTCAGCAACGACACTTACGATGTCACTTTTTATTTTGCTGAGCCACATGACGTGAATGGCGGCGAGCGTGTGTTTGACGTGCTGGCAGAGGGCGAGATCGTCATCGACAATCTCGACGTAATGGCGTTTCGTGATGGCAAGACGCTCTCGGCGCTGACTATCGTGACACCCGACATTGTGATTACCGACAACGAGCTGACGATCGAATTCGTCGCGGCCGAAGGCGTTCCCTTACTTAATGCGCTCTCGCTGCAGCGCAAACGACCGCGCACCGACGAGTGGACGCTGGTGTGGCAGGATGAGTTTGATGGCGTCGAACTGAATGCGAATAACTGGACCCCCAATGTTTGGGACGCACGTCGGGTTAATGACGAAAATCAAACGTACACCGCTCGCGATAAGAACCTTCGTGTCGAAGATGGTTACCTTGTTATCGAAGCGCACCACGAGCAGTACAACAACGCGGAGTACACGTCAGGACGCATTCATTCGTCGGGCAAAGCGGACTTTCTGTATGGTCGAATTGAAGTGCGGGCGAAACTCCCATCGGGGCAGGGCACGTGGCCGGCTATTTGGATGTTGTCGAGTGACCCGTTCAAGTACGCTACCCGATGCGCAAGTGACGCTGAGTGGCAGGGAAATCCGGACTGTGATGCCTGGCCGAACTCGGGTGAAATCGACATTCTTGAACACGTTGGCTATCAAATGAATCATGTGCACGGCACCGTGCACAATAAAGCGTACTATTGGATCAATTGGGAACAACGCAAGGGACGAATTCTGCTCGATGATGTCGACAAACACTTTCACGTTTATGCGCTCGAATGGTCCCCCGAGCGCATTGATATGTTTGTTAACGATTCGCTGTATTTTACCTATATAAACAACCACACAGATTGGCAGCAGTGGCCCTTTGATCATCCATTTCATCTGATTATGAATATCGCAGTGGGCGGCTATTGGGGTCGTGCAGGTGGGCCTATCGACAACACGATTTTCCCGCAACGGATGCTCGTTGACTACGCCCGTGTCTATCGACGCAATTGA